Proteins co-encoded in one Colletes latitarsis isolate SP2378_abdomen chromosome 2, iyColLati1, whole genome shotgun sequence genomic window:
- the Nopp140 gene encoding nucleolar and coiled-body phosphoprotein 1 isoform X3, protein MASTEDLSVSALIYDYLLKKDASLAKVFQKKTKAPALPKGAPTILEVFQYFQKTSPKKLNIKAQTKDSSSDSSSESEDEAPNKTPQVNGKVAINAVMNNKKQESSDDTSSEDEKPTPKVAAKVKPIVKTPSKAPLVKKKESSDDSSSEEEEAQTMQPKTTSTPKVAQVTKMEESSDDDSDSDDEDAPKASITAKPVAKVQAKAVPSKKKSSSDDSSESNESNENPVKPILKKPVLAVSGVKTPVMKNMATKNSNDSSEESSDDSDSSEIVFTPKQTPKAVEVKTKVEKPVKQTKETVKSVKKNKNVTIKQTVTKEKSSSSEESSDAAPKKPIAPPTPAVKKKPLIKKEEVSSSDDSSEEDAPPTKKSAPPTPVATKRGPAKKEKSSSEDSSEDDEPPAKRPALAKLVTPPVAVKETESSSDDSDDSEDEKPVTKPVVKKAESSGSDDSDESMDEKPVKAPAPVLVKTVAKANIKKKASSEDSESDSSEDENPKVAPIVKTQKPVVAKKDSDSEESDSDEETEEKVPQQKKLGKAEKKKHKEIEQQNAGGNEEQSASTHKNNYSNFVKASNSFNGDKQKKTPFRRVMDEQVELDPKLANNSFEAKRGARGSWGEKANQDLKHTRGKSFRHEKTKKKRGSYRGGQIDTSVNSIKFDD, encoded by the exons ATGGCATCCACTGAAGATCTTAGCGTTTCTGCACTTATCTACGATTATTTACTGAAAAAAGACGCGTCTTTGGCGAAGGTTTTCCAGAAGAAAACAAAGGCG CCCGCCCTACCGAAGGGAGCACCAACGATATTAGAAGTATTTCAGTATTTTCAAAAAACGTCCCCTAAGAAATTGAACATTAAAGCTCAAACAAAAGACAGTAGTTCAGATTCAAGTTCAGAGAGCGAAGATGAAGCACCAAATAAGACGCCACAAGTAAATGGCAAAGTCGCAATTAATGCTGTAATGAATAATAAGAAACAAGAATCTTCTGATGATACCTCTAGCGAAGATGAAAAGCCAACCCCAAAAGTTGCAGCTAAAGTTAAGCCTATAGTTAAAACACCATCTAAGGCACCGCTTGTAAAGAAAAAAGAGAGTTCGGATGATAGTTCATCGGAAGAAGAAGAGGCACAAACTATGCAACCAAAAACAACATCTACCCCTAAAGTAGCTCAAGTAACTAAAATGGAAGAATCCTCGGATGATGATTCTGATTCAGATGATGAAGATGCACCTAAAGCAAGTATAACCGCGAAACCAGTTGCAAAAGTTCAAGCAAAAGCTGTGCCTAGTAAAAAAAAATCATCAAGCGATGATAGTAGTGAAAGTAATGAAAGTAATGAAAATCCTGTTAAGCCAATACTTAAAAAACCAGTACTTGCTGTATCTGGAGTCAAAACGCCGGTAATGAAAAATATGGCAACCAAAAATTCCAATGATTCGTCAGAGGAATCTAGCGACGATTCCGATTCTTCGGAAATTGTATTTACTCCGAAACAAACGCCAAAAGCTGTCGAAGTTAAGACAAAAGTAGAGAAACCTGTTAAACAAACGAAAGAAACTGTGAAATCCGTAAAGAAGAATAAAAATGTAACAATAAAGCAAACTGTTACAAAGGAGAAATCTTCATCTAGCGAAGAAAGTAGCGACGCAGCACCAAAGAAACCCATTGCTCCTCCAACGCCAGCAGTAAAAAAGAAACCCCTTATTAAGAAAGAAGAAGTTTCCTCGAGTGACGATAGTAGCGAAGAAGATGCACCTCCAACTAAAAAATCTGCTCCTCCAACACCGGTAGCTACAAAAAGAGGTCCTGCCAAGAAAGAAAAATCTTCGAGCGAAGATAGTAGCGAAGATGATGAACCTCCAGCTAAAAGACCTGCTCTTGCTAAGTTGGTTACACCACCTGTTGCGGTTAAGGAAACAGAATCATCCAGTGATGATTCTGATGATTCCGAAGATGAAAAACCTGTAACAAAACCAGTAGTAAAGAAAGCAGAATCTTCTGGTTCCGACGACTCTGATGAATCTATGGATGAAAAGCCTGTCAAAGCGCCTGCACCTGTACTTGTAAAAACAGTAGCGAAAGCAAATATTAAGAAAAAAGCATCCAGCGAAGACTCGGAATCCGACTCGTCGGAAGATGAAAATCCAAAGGTAGCACCTATTGTGAAAACTCAAAAACCAGTAGTAGCTAAAAAAGATTCTGATTCCGAGGAAAGCGATTCAGACGAAGAGACAGAGGAGAAAGTACCTCAACAAAAAAAACTAGGTAAAGCTGAAAAGAAGAAACACAAAGAAATAGAGCAACAAAATGCGGGAGGAAATGAAGAACAATCTGCATCCACTCATAAAAACAACTACAGCAATTTTGTAAAAGCAAGCAATAGCTTCAATGGTGATAAG CAAAAAAAGACTCCGTTTCGTCGTGTAATGGACGAGCAGGTAGAATTGGATCCCAAATTGGCTAACAATTCTTTTGAGGCAAAG AGAGGCGCTCGTGGCTCTTGGGGAGAGAAAGCTAATCAAGACCTGAAACATACAAGAGGAAAATCATTTCGTCATgaaaagacgaaaaaaaaacgtgGTAGTTACCGCGGCGGTCAAATAGATACTAGCGTCAATTCCATTAAGTTTGACGACTGA
- the Nopp140 gene encoding nucleolar and coiled-body phosphoprotein 1 isoform X2 has product MASTEDLSVSALIYDYLLKKDASLAKVFQKKTKAPALPKGAPTILEVFQYFQKTSPKKLNIKAQTKDSSSDSSSESEDEAPNKTPQVNGKVAINAVMNNKKQESSDDTSSEDEKPTPKVAAKVKPIVKTPSKAPLVKKKESSDDSSSEEEEAQTMQPKTTSTPKVAQVTKMEESSDDDSDSDDEDAPKASITAKPVAKVQAKAVPSKKKSSSDDSSESNESNENPVKPILKKPVLAVSGVKTPVMKNMATKNSNDSSEESSDDSDSSEIVFTPKQTPKAVEVKTKVEKPVKQTKETVKSVKKNKNVTIKQTVTKEKSSSSEESSDAAPKKPIAPPTPAVKKKPLIKKEEVSSSDDSSEEDAPPTKKSAPPTPVATKRGPAKKEKSSSEDSSEDDEPPAKRPALAKLVTPPVAVKETESSSDDSDDSEDEKPVTKPVVKKAESSGSDDSDESMDEKPVKAPAPVLVKTVAKANIKKKASSEDSESDSSEDENPKVAPIVKTQKPVVAKKDSDSEESDSDEETEEKVPQQKKLGKAEKKKHKEIEQQNAGGNEEQSASTHKNNYSNFVKASNSFNGDKQQKKTPFRRVMDEQVELDPKLANNSFEAKRGARGSWGEKANQDLKHTRGKSFRHEKTKKKRGSYRGGQIDTSVNSIKFDD; this is encoded by the exons ATGGCATCCACTGAAGATCTTAGCGTTTCTGCACTTATCTACGATTATTTACTGAAAAAAGACGCGTCTTTGGCGAAGGTTTTCCAGAAGAAAACAAAGGCG CCCGCCCTACCGAAGGGAGCACCAACGATATTAGAAGTATTTCAGTATTTTCAAAAAACGTCCCCTAAGAAATTGAACATTAAAGCTCAAACAAAAGACAGTAGTTCAGATTCAAGTTCAGAGAGCGAAGATGAAGCACCAAATAAGACGCCACAAGTAAATGGCAAAGTCGCAATTAATGCTGTAATGAATAATAAGAAACAAGAATCTTCTGATGATACCTCTAGCGAAGATGAAAAGCCAACCCCAAAAGTTGCAGCTAAAGTTAAGCCTATAGTTAAAACACCATCTAAGGCACCGCTTGTAAAGAAAAAAGAGAGTTCGGATGATAGTTCATCGGAAGAAGAAGAGGCACAAACTATGCAACCAAAAACAACATCTACCCCTAAAGTAGCTCAAGTAACTAAAATGGAAGAATCCTCGGATGATGATTCTGATTCAGATGATGAAGATGCACCTAAAGCAAGTATAACCGCGAAACCAGTTGCAAAAGTTCAAGCAAAAGCTGTGCCTAGTAAAAAAAAATCATCAAGCGATGATAGTAGTGAAAGTAATGAAAGTAATGAAAATCCTGTTAAGCCAATACTTAAAAAACCAGTACTTGCTGTATCTGGAGTCAAAACGCCGGTAATGAAAAATATGGCAACCAAAAATTCCAATGATTCGTCAGAGGAATCTAGCGACGATTCCGATTCTTCGGAAATTGTATTTACTCCGAAACAAACGCCAAAAGCTGTCGAAGTTAAGACAAAAGTAGAGAAACCTGTTAAACAAACGAAAGAAACTGTGAAATCCGTAAAGAAGAATAAAAATGTAACAATAAAGCAAACTGTTACAAAGGAGAAATCTTCATCTAGCGAAGAAAGTAGCGACGCAGCACCAAAGAAACCCATTGCTCCTCCAACGCCAGCAGTAAAAAAGAAACCCCTTATTAAGAAAGAAGAAGTTTCCTCGAGTGACGATAGTAGCGAAGAAGATGCACCTCCAACTAAAAAATCTGCTCCTCCAACACCGGTAGCTACAAAAAGAGGTCCTGCCAAGAAAGAAAAATCTTCGAGCGAAGATAGTAGCGAAGATGATGAACCTCCAGCTAAAAGACCTGCTCTTGCTAAGTTGGTTACACCACCTGTTGCGGTTAAGGAAACAGAATCATCCAGTGATGATTCTGATGATTCCGAAGATGAAAAACCTGTAACAAAACCAGTAGTAAAGAAAGCAGAATCTTCTGGTTCCGACGACTCTGATGAATCTATGGATGAAAAGCCTGTCAAAGCGCCTGCACCTGTACTTGTAAAAACAGTAGCGAAAGCAAATATTAAGAAAAAAGCATCCAGCGAAGACTCGGAATCCGACTCGTCGGAAGATGAAAATCCAAAGGTAGCACCTATTGTGAAAACTCAAAAACCAGTAGTAGCTAAAAAAGATTCTGATTCCGAGGAAAGCGATTCAGACGAAGAGACAGAGGAGAAAGTACCTCAACAAAAAAAACTAGGTAAAGCTGAAAAGAAGAAACACAAAGAAATAGAGCAACAAAATGCGGGAGGAAATGAAGAACAATCTGCATCCACTCATAAAAACAACTACAGCAATTTTGTAAAAGCAAGCAATAGCTTCAATGGTGATAAG CAGCAAAAAAAGACTCCGTTTCGTCGTGTAATGGACGAGCAGGTAGAATTGGATCCCAAATTGGCTAACAATTCTTTTGAGGCAAAG AGAGGCGCTCGTGGCTCTTGGGGAGAGAAAGCTAATCAAGACCTGAAACATACAAGAGGAAAATCATTTCGTCATgaaaagacgaaaaaaaaacgtgGTAGTTACCGCGGCGGTCAAATAGATACTAGCGTCAATTCCATTAAGTTTGACGACTGA
- the Nopp140 gene encoding nucleolar and coiled-body phosphoprotein 1 isoform X1 — protein sequence MASTEDLSVSALIYDYLLKKDASLAKVFQKKTKAPALPKGAPTILEVFQYFQKTSPKKLNIKAQTKDSSSDSSSESEDEAPNKTPQVNGKVAINAVMNNKKQESSDDTSSEDEKPTPKVAAKVKPIVKTPSKAPLVKKKESSDDSSSEEEEAQTMQPKTTSTPKVAQVTKMEESSDDDSDSDDEDAPKASITAKPVAKVQAKAVPSKKKSSSDDSSESNESNENPVKPILKKPVLAVSGVKTPVMKNMATKNSNDSSEESSDDSDSSEIVFTPKQTPKAVEVKTKVEKPVKQTKETVKSVKKNKNVTIKQTVTKEKSSSSEESSDAAPKKPIAPPTPAVKKKPLIKKEEVSSSDDSSEEDAPPTKKSAPPTPVATKRGPAKKEKSSSEDSSEDDEPPAKRPALAKLVTPPVAVKETESSSDDSDDSEDEKPVTKPVVKKAESSGSDDSDESMDEKPVKAPAPVLVKTVAKANIKKKASSEDSESDSSEDENPKVAPIVKTQKPVVAKKDSDSEESDSDEETEEKVPQQKKLGKAEKKKHKEIEQQNAGGNEEQSASTHKNNYSNFVKASNSFNGDKEDDQEEGGFKKHGGRGGFGGGGRGFGRGGFRGGRGFGDRDGRGGRGGFRGGRGFGDRGGRGGGDRGGRGGGDRGGRGRGGFDNRKSWGGNDNEGGNGGFRRSWGNKDGERGGGRGGFRGGRGGFDRKKSFDSGSPQNKKITFDD from the exons ATGGCATCCACTGAAGATCTTAGCGTTTCTGCACTTATCTACGATTATTTACTGAAAAAAGACGCGTCTTTGGCGAAGGTTTTCCAGAAGAAAACAAAGGCG CCCGCCCTACCGAAGGGAGCACCAACGATATTAGAAGTATTTCAGTATTTTCAAAAAACGTCCCCTAAGAAATTGAACATTAAAGCTCAAACAAAAGACAGTAGTTCAGATTCAAGTTCAGAGAGCGAAGATGAAGCACCAAATAAGACGCCACAAGTAAATGGCAAAGTCGCAATTAATGCTGTAATGAATAATAAGAAACAAGAATCTTCTGATGATACCTCTAGCGAAGATGAAAAGCCAACCCCAAAAGTTGCAGCTAAAGTTAAGCCTATAGTTAAAACACCATCTAAGGCACCGCTTGTAAAGAAAAAAGAGAGTTCGGATGATAGTTCATCGGAAGAAGAAGAGGCACAAACTATGCAACCAAAAACAACATCTACCCCTAAAGTAGCTCAAGTAACTAAAATGGAAGAATCCTCGGATGATGATTCTGATTCAGATGATGAAGATGCACCTAAAGCAAGTATAACCGCGAAACCAGTTGCAAAAGTTCAAGCAAAAGCTGTGCCTAGTAAAAAAAAATCATCAAGCGATGATAGTAGTGAAAGTAATGAAAGTAATGAAAATCCTGTTAAGCCAATACTTAAAAAACCAGTACTTGCTGTATCTGGAGTCAAAACGCCGGTAATGAAAAATATGGCAACCAAAAATTCCAATGATTCGTCAGAGGAATCTAGCGACGATTCCGATTCTTCGGAAATTGTATTTACTCCGAAACAAACGCCAAAAGCTGTCGAAGTTAAGACAAAAGTAGAGAAACCTGTTAAACAAACGAAAGAAACTGTGAAATCCGTAAAGAAGAATAAAAATGTAACAATAAAGCAAACTGTTACAAAGGAGAAATCTTCATCTAGCGAAGAAAGTAGCGACGCAGCACCAAAGAAACCCATTGCTCCTCCAACGCCAGCAGTAAAAAAGAAACCCCTTATTAAGAAAGAAGAAGTTTCCTCGAGTGACGATAGTAGCGAAGAAGATGCACCTCCAACTAAAAAATCTGCTCCTCCAACACCGGTAGCTACAAAAAGAGGTCCTGCCAAGAAAGAAAAATCTTCGAGCGAAGATAGTAGCGAAGATGATGAACCTCCAGCTAAAAGACCTGCTCTTGCTAAGTTGGTTACACCACCTGTTGCGGTTAAGGAAACAGAATCATCCAGTGATGATTCTGATGATTCCGAAGATGAAAAACCTGTAACAAAACCAGTAGTAAAGAAAGCAGAATCTTCTGGTTCCGACGACTCTGATGAATCTATGGATGAAAAGCCTGTCAAAGCGCCTGCACCTGTACTTGTAAAAACAGTAGCGAAAGCAAATATTAAGAAAAAAGCATCCAGCGAAGACTCGGAATCCGACTCGTCGGAAGATGAAAATCCAAAGGTAGCACCTATTGTGAAAACTCAAAAACCAGTAGTAGCTAAAAAAGATTCTGATTCCGAGGAAAGCGATTCAGACGAAGAGACAGAGGAGAAAGTACCTCAACAAAAAAAACTAGGTAAAGCTGAAAAGAAGAAACACAAAGAAATAGAGCAACAAAATGCGGGAGGAAATGAAGAACAATCTGCATCCACTCATAAAAACAACTACAGCAATTTTGTAAAAGCAAGCAATAGCTTCAATGGTGATAAG GAGGACGATCAAGAAGAGGGTGGTTTTAAGAAACATGGAGGAAGGGGTGGTTTCGGTGGTGGTGGTAGAGGTTTCGGTCGTGGTGGATTCAGGGGTGGTCGCGGTTTCGGTGATAGAGATGGTCGCGGCGGTCGTGGTGGATTCAGGGGTGGTCGTGGTTTCGGGGATAGAGGCGGTCGTGGTGGTGGTGATAGGGGCGGTCGTGGTGGTGGTGATAGAGGCGGTCGTGGAAGGGGCGGTTTCGATAACAGAAAGTCGTGGGGTGGAAATGATAACGAAGGCGGTAACGGCGGATTTAGAAGGTCATGGGGTAACAAGGATGGCGAAAGAGGAGGTGGTCGCGGCGGATTCAGGGGTGGTAGAGGTGGTTTCGATAGAAAAAAATCATTCGATAGCGGGTCaccacaaaataaaaaaataacgtttGACGATTGA
- the Mad2 gene encoding mitotic arrest deficient 2, with translation MTETQQKMRSITLKGSAELVKQYLHYGVNSILYQRGIYPPETFEPVEHFGLFVLMSTDSKIKGFLDTVLGQIQEWLVQRKVQKITLVITNVNTKEVLEKWDFKVDYEGQTTNGTNDSINKNLPEVGTKDVKTIQKEIREVIRQITGTVSFLPLLDCLCSFDILTYTVPDCGIPKEWDETQPVFIANSQEVQLRSFSTSLHKMDTIVSYKNL, from the exons ATGACGGAGACTCAGCAGAAAATGAGATCTATTACGCTGAAAGGTTCGGCAGAATTAGTGAAACAATATTTAC ATTACGGGGTGAACAGCATTTTATACCAAAGAGGCATTTATCCACCAGAAACGTTCGAGCCTGTTGAACACTTTGGCTTATTCGTTTTAATGTCAACGGACTCGAAAATTAAAGGATTTTTGGACACTGTACTCGGTCAAATTCAAGAGTGGCTCGTGCAACGAAAAGTACAAAAAATAACGCTCGTTATAACAAATGTTAATACTAAAGAAGTTTTAGAAAAGTGGGACTTTAAGGTTGATTATGAAGGTCAAACTACAAATGGTACAAACGATAGTATAAATAAGAATCTTCCAGAAGTGGGAACAAAAGATGTAAAGACTATACAAAAGGAGATCCGTGAAGTGATACGTCAGATCACAG GCACAGTGAGTTTCCTTCCATTATTGGATTGTTTATGTTCTTTTGACATCTTGACATACACAGTACCCGATTGTGGTATTCCAAAAGAATGGGATGAAACACAGCCTGTTTTCATTGCTAATAGTCAAGAAGTTCAGTTAAGATCATTTTCAACTTCTCTTCATAAGATGGATACCATAGTTAGCTATAAGAATCTTTAG